Part of the Panicum virgatum strain AP13 chromosome 4N, P.virgatum_v5, whole genome shotgun sequence genome is shown below.
TCTGCAGACCCCTATTCAAGGTTGGATGATGGCAATTGTGAGTCATAGTAGAGAAAAGAATCATTCTTTTCAGTTAGATGTACTGCATGAAGTATTTAGCTCAACCTGCTGAATGTTattattcttttattttttgttgcAGGTGATGGCTCTTTTAAGTGGTTTTGCTAGTGTATATACAGAAGTAAGTTAACTGTGTATCTGATTTTGGGATGATACATTTTTTTCCTCGAACAGTTTTGGGATGATACATTTAATGGGAACTGTCACAAAGAATTTCTTCAAGAGTGTAGCATGTTTCAACTTTTGAAAAATGCAGGCTATTATCAAGAAACGCTCTTCAAGAAATATTAACGTGCGGAATTTTTGGCTATACATTTTTGGGATGCTCTTCAACTTAGTTGCAATTTGTGTTCAGAACTTTGATGCTATGATTAATAAGTTAGTAATGATGATTTCTTCATTCCATGCCATAATATCTGTTACAGTTCATGATATTGAATTATTGACCACAtgtacaagtgcacaaagctgGACTCTTTCTTTAGTAAATATTCAttcgtttttttaaaaaaattatatcattGCCACGTGTAAGCGTTAACTATAAATATACAATTCTAATTTTGGATTTTTTAAAACATGTGCATGCCGCACATGGGCATCTGCTAGTACATACCTAACATAAGATTTATCAGAGTCCACGTTCCCCATTTGTGCGGCACGTTTCCTATCGGCTTGGGGATCCGAAAACCGCACACACATCCCTTTCTCATTCCCGGCAGGAATCTCGGCAAGATCGACtgctcgctgcgccgccgttGAAGGCCCATTTTCATCCTGCTCTGAGGATTCACCACCGCAGGGAATCCGGTGTCACCGTACCCTTCCACAGTCCTGCTGCAGGCTTGGATCTAGTTGGTGTCGTTGCCTGGTCGGACAGTTGAGGATGAGATTCGTGCTTGCCGCGTTTGCTCCACAATTTGATGGCGGTGGACTGATGCGTCTACTACTAGCCACCACGATTCCCAGGTCAGCTTTCGCTTAGTTGTTTCTAATTCAAGCTTTTGACCAGGAAAGAATTGATTCGTGTGTGCTTTTGGCTCCGTCGAATGTGAGCCAAATCCGCAGCGGCCGATTTGAGCAGCAAGGTCCGTCTTCCTTTGCTGTTCACTGGCGGCAAGGTTAGTAAGGTTTGTCGGCTTCAGATCGCGATTCAATTCTTTTTTCTTGGTGTAACTCTCTGCTGGCACTATTACGGGTCCCTTTGGATCCTTTGCTGGTTGATCTCGCCCAGCAAGGCTCGCCTTGCCCGCAGCGGAGAGCGGTTTTGGCTTGCTCGTTTTTATAAGAATTCGTTGACGGCACAGGCACCAAGGCAGTGATCAAAACAATCAAACGCCTGATTTTTTGCTCAGATAAGCAAGGCAAGAATTCCAAACGCGCCCTACATTGATGCTTTAACAAATACACGTTTCATTGCGTATCACATACTACTCAATTCTGAAATTGATGTCGTcattgactttttttttgttatgtttgaccattcgtcttattcaaaatatTAGTCTAAATGTGTAAAGTTATAAGTTACGTTACAAGTTTCTTAAGTGATAAAACAAatcataaaatttatttttttgaataggACGAATGATCAAACGTAACTAAAAAAATCAACGGCGACATCAATttcagaacggagggagtattgttTACCGTTCCAGTTGCAACCGGAAGGCTACACTCTTCTGCTTGCAGAAGAGGACGATATTACTCAAATTAGCTGGCCGCTGTGCATTTTTCTTGTTTGACTTCATAAGTTCATCATGAGGAGAAAGTAGTGCTGAAGGATATTTTCAGTACTATTTTTGTTTATTTCTTAAAAGTTTTGGCAATACATGCAAAAATCTATGGACATCGTGTAGGAGTACATCTTAATATATATGAAAAGCGTATCTATCGCTTTTCGGTTTTTATTGGAACACCCTTGTACATGCCAATACGCTGCCTAAGGTCGTCTCGGCGTGGCCTCGCAATCTTGTTGTTTGGATCGAAGAGCAGGACCTCCTCGAAGGCCTTGAGGGCTGACTTGCGCGCGCCTTGGCGCGCCCTTGCAGTTATTTTAGTAATGTAATGATAATATCATTTGCTCAACAATGTCATATCTGTATACATGAGAGGTGAAATAATTTCTGAAAAAAACATGGGTAGCAAATAACCATCCATTATTAGCATTTCCTTAAATGTGTAAGATATATCACAGAGAAGTGATGAGAATTCTCATCAATGACAAAAAAAACTAAAGGGAGCAAATGGACGTCTACATTCTATAGTCTAAAATATCACTGAGATTTGTTACTAATTACAATTAACATCGCAAATAAATAATTGTAGGAGCAGCTGCTTGTGACTACTATATTACAATAACAAATGGAAAAGATTGGAATGACTTCAATTTTAATACAAACAGAAGCCATTATAAAGCCTTCTCTTCAATGCCAACGGATGCGAACATCTAACAAAAGCATAGGACATTACCTAATCCGACCTGTGGTGAATATTTTCAATGTGCAACTATATATTCCTAGCAACAAAGTATCTGTGAAATAATTGCTTTTATTTACCTCAAATTATGGAATGTACACATTTCCTCGCATGAGCCCCTTGTCATCCCATTGTCATGACCATATGATGAAGCTTCAGGTATTACAAACAAAAGGGACCAAGTTGTATCCACTCCAGAAATTTCAGTTAGACATTCTAGATGttattagtacaaaatttgtcGCCTTAAATTGAGGTTTAGTACGTCATATAAATTAATCTATTGAAGCAACTAAATCTTGCAAATTCACATGACACTATAACGTTTATAGGATACTACAATCGATGAAGTGGGAATCTTTATGAAGATTCATAATCTGAACCAACATTGACATGTTCTTTAACTGGTATTAAGTTCATTCTTGTTACACTATTACTATGGAGTAGCGCAGCTAGAGGATGAGATGCTATAGACAACAAtcggaaaaaaaaattaactggTATCAATGCCATGGTATACTTTAGCTAGCAAAATGGAGCCTTTGCGACCAGGAAAATGACATTATGACAATGACATACTCATGCAGAGTAAAAAATGGCTACAGAAATGCGTCAATAGCACGGTAAAATTTGACAGGTGAATACAAGGGCAAATCAATCGAAAAAATGATGGGTGTTGTCTTGATAGATATTCCTGTTAACCAGTGCAGAATACTCGAGGCGCACGTGCATGCACAGAAAATATCCTATTACTTGCAATGTTATACAGTCGTCTAGTCGAACCTAGTCTCTATGGCACCGATAAGGCGACTAGTCGCGACTAGTCGTCGATCACTTGCACCTGCCTTTGCCGTTGTGCATCGAAATCTGCAGAGCAATGAGCCAAGCAGAGCAAGAGCAATGAGCCAAGAGCATAGCACGAGCAACGAGccaagagcagagcagagcaagaAAACTTACCATCGGAGGAGGAGCTCATCTTCAGACGCCTccacgccggcgggcggcggccaggcgacgTGACGCAGGCGGTCAGGCGACGGCGTGATGCGAGCTGGCGGCCGCGTGACCCGGGCGGCGTGACACAGGCGGTCGGGCGGCGGCTTgatgcgagcggcggcggcggcacgatgCAGGCGACGGTGGCGTGACGCAGGCggcagtggtggtggcggctcgaCTCGAGCAGTCGAGCGGAGGTTTGTGCCAGCGTGGTGCACAGAAGTGGCTTCTATATAGTTAACCCTAATGGGCCTAATTGAGCCCAGTACAGGCGGTGCTGGACATCTTTTGGCCGGCAACCTGATCGACCATGCAGCAAGTCGGACGACTAATCTCGATTAGGCGACTATTAGTTGGACGATCAGACATCTGATCGACAAAAGCTAGTCGCTCCACTTATCGAAGCCAGCGGAGCGATAAGGTcaactaatcgcgattagtcggacgactgtATAACATTGATTACTTGGACCAAAGTAGGTAGCGAACAACACTGGATAGCAATGTGGATAAAGGACATCTAGCCCCACAGAGTAGGAGAAACTAATGTCATAACATGCTGGATGTATATAGATCACTTATACAATAGCATGCTGGCCATATGCCCATAAGCTGCCACTGCACCACCATAGTATGAATCAGCATACAGGTGTGATATAGATTGAAAAATGAAAGCAACTCGTGTTACTCATGTTTAGTGCAACTGAATTATTTCTTTTGGTGTATTAGTTGATGTGGCGTTATTTGGATGCCTTTATGTGCTCAGCACATATAGAAGAGAAGGTATGTAAGGATAGTGTCGATCAGTGTTTATAGTTTAATGGATTATAAGTTCTTCAAGATGAGCCACACAGCCTGCAGAAACCAAATCCATCAATCAAGGTTTAAGATAGTTTGTGAAGGATTTGGACACAGCTCTTCCTGAGTAAAGAGATCCATATTAGGTTGTGCAATGTTAAAGAGATAATATAGATCACTATAAATACTATGGAGCGGCATCCCTCGTGTCGTGAGTACAATGAGGAAGCATGAAAGCATTGATCTTTGTGAGTTCCACTGAGATTATCAGAAAGAGTTAGCATCTAGTAACTCTGATAGGACTCAAAATTTAAGATTTGCAGACTCTGCATTGAATAATCTCGAAGCATTTGTGAAAAGAAATAGATCTATTGTATAATTTGCGATAATTTAAACAGGTAGGTCTGAAGTTATTTACCTTTTGGACCTCCAGGTAATGACTTGTATCTGCAGGCCAAACATCCAAATGCATGAATTCAAATAGTCTAGAATATTCAGAGCATCAACCTGACCAAATAACTGTTTGGGTTGAACACCTTaccaaataataaaaataagaaacacCCTGAACTTTGCTGGAAATATCCACTGTTATCTCATATTTCTATGataacaaaattaaaaaaaatcttataaaaAAGGTCCTCGCTTAAGGTGCAATGCTGCAAAACAACACTAGAAAAGTAGCTTCATAACTGTCAATTCGCAATTTGCTATGTTTTCTTTGGTGCACTATACACATCCGAAAAAAACTACTTGTATCATACTCCCCAGGGAGGTATATGGATCATGCTTGGTGAAGTAAATAAATGAAGCggtgggaaaaaaaagaagaaaagacatGAGCAGGAACTTAATACATAAGACCTTTTAGCCATCAGCACAGTGGTGTCTCATTGCACAGAAAGCACAACAGCTCGATTGGAAGCAATCACCACAAAAGTTAAtagtacaacaacaacaacatacaAACAActacatagccttttttcccaagcaagttggggtaggcacAAAAGTTAATAGTacattctttcaaaaaaaaagttaataGTACAACATCACTGCAAAAGGATCTTGAGCAGAGCTTTATGTCAAAGAGCATTGTAATCAATTGGAAAGTAAATCAATAATACCTACACaaaatcaacaaatcaaataCAACAGCTGAATTTTTTCTGCTGTTTTGTAAATTTTCTTGCAATACAAAAGGGAAAATATCAAGTGGGTGAGTATTCACCTGCAGTTAAATGATAGCTTCTAGTAGAGGTAAATGTCAAATGGTTACGTATTTTTGTGCAGATATGCAAGAGCATATAGTAGGAGCAAGAATCATAATGATTGTCTTATTTATTTCTACAACTACTGGCATTGATCCTCGCCAGAAAATCCATAATTATATGTCAAGAAGTATGGTTACATTAGATCAAACCGTGTCGCAAACACATACAGTACATGAGCTTAATCACAAAGGCTAATGGataaagaactatttttcttttatcaaTGCAAATATGCAGTTTGCTCTGAAGTTGACATAAGAAAGGCATATGAGCATATCCAAGGTACTTTTAGCTTGTTAAATTTATGGCTTAAAAAATAAGATTCATATTCGATCTAGCATCATTACCTAAGGCAATGCAAGTAGACTGAATGTGCCTTCTTGTTTTCATCAAATATGACTCATTGCCAGCTACATGTGTAGTCACTTTTTATTCAAACTTTTACAGAAATTAGGGCATGGTTAATAAAGGTTAAAGGATAAAGAATCATAATCTATTTGCAAATGCAAATATGCAATATGCTGAACTTGATATAAGACTACTACAGGAGCATGCCCAAGGAACTTATAGATTATTACAAATTTATTGCTACAAAAATATGATTCATTTCCGAGAGCTAGAAACTAGAATCATTATCTTAGGCAAGGCAAGTAAACTGAATGTGTCAGCGCATTTCTATTCACTTTTATTGTTATCTATGCAGAAATCTGGGCATGGTTGATTGTTCACCGACTAACCATTGCCAAGGCAAACTATCAAACATATGGTGTGCACCTCCATGAATGAGATCATTGGTTTGGTTTGCACGGGCAAATCATCAAACATATAGTGTGCATCCTCCATTGATGAGACAGATGCGAACAACAGGAGGTGGAATTGGAGCGGATGCAGGCATGAAGCTACAGACCTTGCCGCATGCTACAAATCAGCCGCTTACGGGAGGAAAAACTCACCTGCGGGCCGCTAGCTGCTGCGCATCCGCCGGTCGCCATTCATGTTCGCGCGAAACAGTGCCTGCACCTGCTATCCGCGCGGACGGTGTACAGGAGGGGGGGAGCGGGACATCGGGTAGTTGTGATGCCGGCGGCCGTTGCTAGGGTTTCGTGGAGGTGAAAACTACGGGAGCAGGcagcgccggggggggggggggagtggggGAGGCAATGCTGGCGGCCACCAGCAGGGCCCGCTCGCGCGGCGCAGTGGCCGGCGACGGACCCTGCCGGGGCTCGCGCTTGGCGTTGTGCCCGGTGGCGCCGTCGCTACCCGCCACCGTCTCGTGCGGtgaggcggcggcacggggaTGGAGCAGAGGAGGCCGCGTGAGCGCCACGCTGCACGGGAGCGCCAAGGAGAAGGGGGAAAGGAGGACGAGAGCCCGCGCGGCGCAAGCGGCGCCGGTGCCGAGCTACGTTACCCTTGTCGGTGacgcggaggaggcggtgggaaggaggcggaggagaagcCGGGGACGGGGATGGCGAGGAGGAGCGGTGGGTCGGCGGtggggagaaggaggagggtggatgagacggcggcggagaggaggagaggggaggatgAGACggtggcggggaggaggaggaggcggggttGAGGCGGCGGGAAGGAGAGCCGTGGGATGCGCATCGTGCGGGCTAAATTATTTTAGCTGAAGTGGACCAATTAGGTGGCGAGGAAGGGTGGGTTTTAACATATAGAAATGAGTCACCCAAGTTGTTCCACGCTGTCACGTATCCTGGCTCAAGTTCCACCGCCTTCTGGAattgttggattgccttgtCGAGTTTGTTATCTCGCTTGTAGCTCACTCCTAGAGCATTGTACACCTATCCAACAAAGCAAAACTGTTTGACAATAAAAAAAGGGGAATATGGTTTCAAGAACAGTAGTGCTTTGAGTTCGTAGGCACAGCTAACTATCACGGTTATAGTAACAACACCATCGTCTTTGACTACATCCACAAGTGCTTCGGCAACCATATCAGCTTGCACATAAAGCAATTCCTAAATTATCCTCTTCACAAGAAAACTAATTTGATAATTTTCGCCTTCTTGGATGACATAAGAGGGCCATACGTAATTTATAACAAAATAACTCAGCAAGCAGAGAGCAAACAAACATGACGTCATCCTTCTTTACAGTTTAGCTTCCTACATTTTGTACTTGATTCCTTATCTGTTTTTTAATTCAATAAATGCATATTAGGTGTTTGAGCGCAAGAAAAAAGAGAATATGTCAGGACAAGCTAAGTTAGTTGAAACATAACCAAGTAGAGCCAAGTTAGTTGAAACATAACCAAGTAGTTGAGGATAACTAACCTGTGCAAGATCGTGCTCGTCTCTATCCCATTTTTGCATTGCTTGCTGTAGATATTTAATAGCTGCGGGTAAAATGTTCTCCGTAGCATAACTGCCCCAAGCTCAAAATATTCTGTAGCACTTGCATCACCACTTCTCACTTGTTCCTAGTAAGTAATTTGTTGGATTTTTGGATATCACGAGAGATTAAACTGTTAGTATGAAAAATTCAGGTCAACATATGAAAGCAAGCCATTTTCGTATGATGCAATTCAAATATGAGAGATTAATAAGATGAATAAATACGATACGATGTCCTGATTGATGACGTCATTATTTTGTACCATGTCCAGATTAAATTGAATTTCTACATTTTAGAGTTTCAGTATGGGGCCTGTGATATGCGATTGAACTATCCTAATATGCGAAAGAGCCTCTAGCGTAGTGGCTAGAGCACCTGACTAGCATCTAGTATGCTTGGATTCGACTCCTTGTGAGAGCAAATTAAACAGGTCTGAAATAAAGAAATAGGTTGGGGTGTCTCCTACCGacaattttatatatagataaaCCTACTATAATATAATCAAGAAAAATGTTTGTATAGCTTACTTGCAACTCTTTGGCACACTACTAGAATCCTAATATTAGCCAAGCGTACTTAAACTGTTGGCCATTACTTAGAATGCTCGGAAATCACAATAGCCGACTGTAAACTGTCGGCAACTTCCCCTCGGCGACTCTTTGTCGGGGATTGAACCAATTTGCGAGGGGTGGTTGGCCACATGATTACCTACAGTAAAATCCTAACCGTGCACCCTCAGTCATTTATTGGCCACGCTAACCGAGCATCTGGTCTCCCATACAATTCCCTACCAGGTGACCACTCTAGGGCAATTTATTTTGGTAAAGACTTTGTTACAATCGGCAGTATATATGTCCGCTCGCACGGCCGCTTCCATCTATTATCTGTTCGGCGCCCCTTACACGCCTACGAGGTGAGCGATCCCCCCTCCCCGCGCGTGCAAAAATCCCGCCTCCTCGTGGTTTTTTTCATCGATTCTTCTGATGCGCTCTGGTTTTTGTGGATTTCATCGGCACGCTCATCAGCGGGGGATTCCGCGGTGGCATCCGTGTGGGGGTGTGGAAGAGCAGATCAGGACAAGGCGCACATCCAAGTCCCCCCGCGCACCCTATTTTTTTATTCAAGGTTTTGATTCTCGAGAGCTTTTTTGGGTGGCGTTTGTTTTGGACATGTTCACGGGGAGGGGATTCTTGTGCTCATCCCAGGGTGATTTTTGCAGACACTAGCAGAGCACGGGAGGGGATGCTTGTGCTCATCCCCCTCGATCTTTGATTTTTCTGGATTTCAACTCAACACGTGATTTCTGATCCTTTTTAGTTTTTTTGATCAAACTCGAGGCCTACTGGTGGAACACTGATTTTTCTGCAAGTAGAAAGGAAGTTATAATAATAAGCACACAAAGGTTAGTCCAGCCACCGCACAATGCTTCTTTTTGATGCAACTGtgtgttcaattttttttcatcagTACTCGATGTGCGATATGTGTTCATGCCCAGTAGACAGAGCTCTGTGTGTTCTTCATTTTCTCAATTTGGGGGACGATAATGCTTGCGATGAATTGCTTTAATAGGTCATCAATGGCCTCTGAAGATTTATTGAGGAGATCATGTTCTTCTTTAGTTCAATAATCTTAATGTTGATTTATACATAACTTCCTATTCTTTTGACTACAATAATCTTGTTCTATCAATAAATCAAATGCACTGCATTAGCCTGGCCATAAGATCTAGCCGTGATGCACAGCAAATTGACACACATCTAGTATAGTCAGATTAACATAGGCTAGGCTATTGCTTTCAGGAAATGTTTGCGCGGAGCAGAGCATGAGTCGCAAAAAGCAGTATAGTCTATTAGTAGAGTTTGTCACTGATTTACCCTTTGTCAAACTATGACAGTACTTCCATGACTGTTTTTTCGTATGCTTTGGTTCAGGCACATTACTATTTTGAGTTAGGCAAAGTATTGTACTTAGATAGACAAAGTATCATTATTAGTTAGACAAAAGTATTGTTATTAGATAGGTGCTTCCCTCTTGATATTGTTCTACATTTGCCGTAGTTCTCTTCTCCGCTTCATGCCAGAAGGGATAACATGAGCTCATCACCTGAGCGCTTTGTGCATTTTTTTAGCCTTTGTTGTGATTCCAAGGCCCCTGAAGAATGTTAGAGTTTTGGTCCCATAGTTCTTTCTTCTACTAACGTGAAGCTTGCCTTCTGTGAGAAAGTGCAGAAAGGTTAGTCAAGCAGACCCCATCAACAGAGTATTTTAGCGCTGGAATTGTTGTGGGCCACGTTATGGCCGCAAATTGCAGGTGAGCTACATCAGCCCCTGCATTGTTCACCTGTGTGTGTTGTATCTCTGAATTTTTCATACTATTGATGCAGTGTTCGCCCGAGCAGAACAGAGCTATGCGCGCTACGTGTTGTTTTACACCCCTATTCAATAGCcatttttatgttttttttctccTACTAGGTGAGTTTATATGTCCTAGGTATATCAATATTGCAGTGTTGCATACTAAGTAACTTTTCCGGTTAACACAGGCATAATATAATACTAGACATGCAATATTATTTAAAAATTAGCAAAATTACCATGTGTGGGGTGGTGGGGGATCGCTCAATAAGATTTCTCCTATTTTTACTGCATTTTTTTCCTTCACAGCGTTAATCCTCTCTAGCACTTTATCTGAAATCTGAACATCTTCTCCATGTCATTTAAATTTAACGTTGACAGTTGTATGAAAATGAAGGTAGCATTCTCCATCCATttgtctatttttctttttaaggAATTTAGATCTGTCTTTCAGCTTACTTAGGTTGGGACAACaatattaatatttttcttGGAGTGGTCTCTATGGTTAGACCATGGTATTTGATTACTCTGTGCATTTTTTTCCAGCCTCTTCTGCTGTAAAATCTGCAGCCCCCAGGCTCTATTTCTGTTGAGAGAAGATTGCTATGTTCGTGGTTTGATAGTACAGAAAGGCCAGTCAAGCAGACCACCCCTTTTTTCAAATTTAGTATAAGGAATAGTACACCTTGCTAAGTGTAGCTTTTTATATTAGTAGTGATCTTTTCAAACATGACCACACACTGCACACTAGCAACTTTTCTTATATCCGTAGGAATTAATATGACCTTATACAGGCAATAATATTACATTTATTAGGCAATTCAAACATGTCCACACACCGCACACTAGAAACTTTTCATGTATCCACATGCATTAATATGACCTTATACAGCCAATAATATTACATTAATTAAGCAATTCAAACATGCCCACACACCGCACACTAGCAACTTTTCATGTATCCACATGCATTAATATGACCTTATATAAGCAATAATATTGCATTTATTAGGCAATTCAAACATGTCC
Proteins encoded:
- the LOC120669982 gene encoding CMP-sialic acid transporter 2-like isoform X1; protein product: MVKNLLQVCPFDQSFVDNIMLFCFLFLLQKIIINTKQTLPCSYCFLWLSVLYLCICGCTSLPDPEKLEYYQHRCLIPYHSKEKLSEIQWAAFILLCAGCTIAQLNPSSDHVLQTPIQGWMMAIVMALLSGFASVYTEAIIKKRSSRNINVRNFWLYIFGMLFNLVAICVQNFDAMINKLVMMISSFHAIISVTVHDIELLTTCTSAQSWTLSLVNIHSFF
- the LOC120669982 gene encoding CMP-sialic acid transporter 2-like isoform X2, whose product is MKLPHSCYTLHGEELVAVLYLCICGCTSLPDPEKLEYYQHRCLIPYHSKEKLSEIQWAAFILLCAGCTIAQLNPSSDHVLQTPIQGWMMAIVMALLSGFASVYTEAIIKKRSSRNINVRNFWLYIFGMLFNLVAICVQNFDAMINKLVMMISSFHAIISVTVHDIELLTTCTSAQSWTLSLVNIHSFF
- the LOC120669979 gene encoding uncharacterized protein LOC120669979 isoform X2; this encodes MITYSKILTVHPQSFIGHANRASGLPYNSLPGDHSRAIYFGKDFVTIGSIYVRSHGRFHLLSVRRPLHAYERGIPRWHPCGGVEEQIRTRRTSKSPRAPYFFIQVFLIKLEAYWWNTDFSASRKEVIIISTQSAERLVKQTPSTEYFSAGIVVGHVMAANCSLFCCKICSPQALFLLREDCYVRGLIVQKASQPPFVTMPRRQKQKGRPLSTYTVQSPLLHNCCHQIQQLHCPLSPSSHALPCYKQIGLLCCYCVKPDRREVTVYNTGFNCVGGTGEQLGASAHPIRNLHACYLSFDLCIAICI
- the LOC120669979 gene encoding uncharacterized protein LOC120669979 isoform X4 translates to MITYSKILTVHPQSFIGHANRASGLPYNSLPGDHSRAIYFGKDFVTIGSIYVRSHGRFHLLSVRRPLHAYERGIPRWHPCGGVEEQIRTRRTSKSPRAPYFFIQVFLIKLEAYWWNTDFSASRKEVIIISTQSAERLVKQTPSTEYFSAGIVVGHVMAANCSLFCCKICSPQALFLLREDCYVRGLIVQKASQPPFVTMPRRQKQKGRPLSTYTVYNTGFNCVGGTGEQLGASAHPIRNLHACYLSFDLCIAICI
- the LOC120669979 gene encoding uncharacterized protein LOC120669979 isoform X1; its protein translation is MITYSKILTVHPQSFIGHANRASGLPYNSLPGDHSRAIYFGKDFVTIGSIYVRSHGRFHLLSVRRPLHAYERGIPRWHPCGGVEEQIRTRRTSKSPRAPYFFIQVFLIKLEAYWWNTDFSASRKEVIIISTQSAERLVKQTPSTEYFSAGIVVGHVMAANCSLFCCKICSPQALFLLREDCYVRGLIVQKASQPPFVTMPRRQKQKGRPLSTYTVPPIKLFFQHSLISFSSSQHLHRHLLCCYSQVQSPLLHNCCHQIQQLHCPLSPSSHALPCYKQIGLLCCYCVKPDRREVTVYNTGFNCVGGTGEQLGASAHPIRNLHACYLSFDLCIAICI
- the LOC120669979 gene encoding uncharacterized protein LOC120669979 isoform X5; the protein is MITYSKILTVHPQSFIGHANRASGLPYNSLPGDHSRAIYFGKDFVTIGSIYVRSHGRFHLLSVRRPLHAYERGIPRWHPCGGVEEQIRTRRTSKSPRAPYFFIQVFLIKLEAYWWNTDFSASRKEVIIISTQSAERLVKQTPSTEYFSAGIVVGHVMAANCSLSTPICHNAKTTEAERTATVNLYSSEPPSS